A region from the Fusarium musae strain F31 chromosome 1, whole genome shotgun sequence genome encodes:
- a CDS encoding hypothetical protein (EggNog:ENOG41) encodes MDTTSDAASVLSGSTVFSKEAQDHVSPTKADADMATNEAAKQHQQRKSMRQRVRNVVADLGRPPTARDDAKSGNVTQKHVDVGPAAGTVLMGSATV; translated from the coding sequence ATGGACACCACAAGCGACGCTGCCTCTGTCCTCTCAGGCTCGACCGTCTTCTCCAAGGAAGCCCAGGACCATGTCTCACCGACAAAAGCCGACGCGGACATGGCTACAAACGAAGCCGCAaagcaacaccagcagcgCAAGAGCATGCGACAGCGAGTCCGCAATGTCGTAGCCGACCTCGGACGCCCTCCGACGGCGAGAGATGATGCCAAGAGCGGAAATGTCACACAAAAGCATGTGGATGTCGGGCCTGCAGCCGGGACGGTCCTCATGGGCTCTGCCACCGTCTAG
- a CDS encoding hypothetical protein (EggNog:ENOG41) yields the protein MNQDVPFQLRHDTKGRGIFSTRAFSPGDIILPFTPTILIPSLSHIKTICSHCFKPADVRSCSGCHAVSYCDAACQSANWTAVHSKECKLLRKVTEQGHPGIPTPVRAVIQALVKPGIGAALETLEGNVEDWRRSDKWADMEMMAMGATAFTGQGTGQEQLQKTLALLCKIQTNTFHRHDADLGQVGIFLEPKLAMANHSCTPNAMVQFVGRKAILRAEKPIKVDEEIEISYTDYTFPLSKRQHALAPYFFDCQCPRCEKDLNVYQVCAGSPIINMNRHSLVADVGKLGKHPAATDSTKASTATSFSEQLSDLMDEKDTTLSPEDRRRVLRARYQQCKGLRAQNLWAVSPLPQLLTEVSILYIEESNFIYALTTACFVATSSEPYRHVLPYHPIRTKGLLLVAKLLANTAADTASLGNSQAVASKGDINQRALQTLQDIDQVSLCQMLLIMIIASVPRDYVREWEVSATAQQMLDEINELPGRDQEMSLINTWKENPESEQARAFFEYAVVKQVDSLANLGLEILEMDLGY from the exons ATGAATCAAGACGTGCCCTTCCAGCTAAGGCATGACACAAAAGGTCGTGGAATCTTCTCCACCAGAGCCTTTTCTCCAGGCGACATCATCCTCCCATTTACACCAACGATTCTCATCCCCTCACTATCTCACATAAAAACCATCTGCAGCCACTGCTTCAAGCCGGCTGACGTGCGCTCCTGTTCCGGCTGCCATGCTGTGTCCTACTGCGATGCCGCCTGCCAATCTGCGAACTGGACTGCAGTCCACTCCAAAGAGTGCAAACTACTGCGTAAAGTGACCGAGCAAGGACACCCGGGCATACCGACACCCGTACGAGCAGTGATCCAGGCGCTGGTGAAGCCTGGTATTGGCGCTGCGCTGGAGACCCTTGAAGGAAATGTCGAGGATTGGAGGAGGAGTGACAAATGGGCCGACATGGAGATGATGGCCATGGGCGCTACTGCGTTTACTGGGCAGGGCACGGGTCAAGAGCAATTGCAGAAGACGCTGGCTCTACTCTGCAAG ATTCAGACAAATACCTTTCACAGGCATGATGCCGATCTTGGCCAGGTTGGCATCTTTCTCGAACCAAAGCTCGCCATGGCCAACCACTCCTGCACCCCTAATGCTATGGTGCAGTTTGTTGGCAGGAAGGCCATACTGAGAGCCGAAAAGCCGATCAAAGTCGATGAGGAGATCGAGATCTCTTACACTG ATTACACGTTCCCTCTGTCCAAGAGACAACATGCACTCGCACCGTACTTTTTTGATTGTCAATGCCCTAGATGCGAGAAAGACCTCAACGTCTACCAAGTCTGCGCCGGCTCTCCGATCATCAATATGAACCGCCATAGCCTGGTTGCTGATGTCGGCAAGCTTGGCAAGCACCCTGCTGCAACAGATTCGACCAAAGCCTCAACGGCTACGAGTTTTAGCGAGCAACTATCTGACCtgatggatgagaaagaCACTACCTTATCACCAGAGGATCGTCGAAGAGTACTTCGAGCTCGTTACCAGCAATGCAAAGGACTGAGAGCCCAGAACCTTTGGGCAGTATCACCGCTCCCACAGCTGCTGACTGAGGTATCGATCCTATACATCGAAGAAAGCAACTTTATATATGCTTTGACTACGGCATGCTTCGTCGCGACTTCCAGCGAACCTTATCGACATGTCTTGCCATATCATCCTATTCGCACCAAGGGCCTTTTACTCGTCGCCAAATTACTTGCCAATACGGCAGCTGACACAGCCTCACTCGGCAACTCACAAGCCGTGGCATCAAAAGGGGATATTAACCAGAGGGCTCTTCAGACACTGCAGGATATTGACCAAGTTTCCTTGTGCCAAATGCTTCTCATTATGATTATAGCGTCTGTTCCCAGAGACTATGTTCGAGAATGGGAGGTCTCGGCCACCGCTCAGCAGATGCTGGATGAGATCAACGAGCTACCAGGAAGAGACCAGGAGATGTCTCTTATCAACACCTGGAAAGAGAATCCTGAGAGTGAACAAGCTCGAGCCTTTTTTGAGTATGCCGTAGTGAAGCAAGTAGATTCTCTGGCAAATTTGGGACTTGAGATACTTGAGATGGACCTTGGCTATTGA
- a CDS encoding hypothetical protein (EggNog:ENOG41): protein MGKKAKRKAAKVVNKALTALGPDQIPDPSDKASSNDNQDEVQPSDKFDQGVPVTTAIATLEKDASTKSDGSLKRSNPHDADEGGEWQVVSRAAKKLKKVPKPGKNYPTIAFSPNARLQSKINISQMRDLVTYIFADGAGPQWIGITHRPAFRKIVAIMIPGIEEAMFKHNVDFDTYNDADREGNAVATSPDDYYPQPLKKERLPEALKPFADMFAHLWPVKTPGDDRHGKMHSPLAAFLTTPTPKEKNGPKKGIKPAHEPSGWKNEKTRITEFLCTVDDLTDNGYLVHPAMLEGVARDQFVLPEGWVITHVKSLEEGQVPEDEVEKGSITEGRDILALDCEMCMTGEGEFSLTRISVVDWFGNVVLDELVKPDKPITDYVTQFSGITEEMLAPVTTTLHDIQQKLLELLTPRTILIGHSLESDTKALRITHPFIIDTSIIYPHPRGPPLKSSLKWLAQKYLSKEIQKGGANGHDSIEDSKTCLDLVKQKCEKGKAWGTSDSQGENLFRRLARAGTAYKAQGGAAGGAEVGKTSAAVDWGDPSKGAGAGATHQLGCKNDEDVTNNVIRAVQGDPDGLEIRGGGVDFVWARMREIEALQGWWNRNRVDNTNSDGGPPQDPEAVPSDKSELERALVRLTERLTRIYAALPPCTAFMLYSGSGDPREMSRLQKVQSQWRKEYNTPGKNWNDLSVKWTDVEEQALKEAARKARSGIGFISVK, encoded by the coding sequence ATGGGTAAGAAAGCAAAGAGAAAAGCTGCCAAAGTCGTCAACAAAGCCCTTACAGCCCTAGGACCTGACCAAATCCCCGATCCCAGCGACAAGGCCTCTTCAAACGACAATCAAGATGAGGTCCAACCCTCCGACAAGTTCGACCAAGGTGTTCCTGTCACGACGGCCATCGCGACTCTTGAGAAGGATGCGTCAACAAAAAGCGACGGCAGCCTGAAGCGTTCTAATCCTCATGACGCGGACGAAGGCGGAGAGTGGCAGGTCGTTTCACGGGCcgcaaagaagctcaagaaagTCCCTAAACCTGGCAAGAATTATCCCACCATTGCATTCTCGCCTAATGCGCGACTGCAATCCAAGATCAATATTTCACAAATGCGAGACCTGGTTACATATATCTTTGCCGACGGAGCTGGCCCTCAATGGATTGGCATTACCCATCGTCCAGCGTTCCGAAAGATTGTGGCTATAATGATACCCGGTATTGAGGAGGCCATGTTTAAACACAACGTTGACTTCGATACATATAACGATGCTGATCGGGAGGGAAATGCTGTTGCAACGTCGCCGGACGACTATTATCCCCAGCCGCTCAAGAAAGAGCGCCTGCCCGAGGCTCTGAAACCATTCGCCGATATGTTCGCGCACCTGTGGCCCGTCAAGACACCCGGTGATGATAGACACGGGAAGATGCATTCGCCCCTGGCCGCTTTCCTAACAACCCCCACCCCGAAGGAAAAGAATGGGCCAAAGAAGGGCATCAAACCAGCACACGAGCCTTCAGGATGGAAGAACGAGAAGACACGCATCACTGAGTTCCTCTGTACAGTTGATGATCTGACTGACAACGGCTACTTGGTTCATCCAGCTATGCTGGAAGGTGTTGCCAGAGATCAGTTCGTTCTCCCCGAAGGTTGGGTCATCACCCATGTGAAAagccttgaagaaggtcaagtCCCAGAAGACGAAGTTGAAAAAGGCAGCATCACAGAAGGACGAGATATTCTGGCCCTGGATTGTGAAATGTGCATGACTGGAGAGGGCGAGTTCTCTTTGACAAGAATCAGCGTAGTCGACTGGTTCGGCAACGTTGTACTCGATGAACTTGTCAAGCCTGATAAGCCCATTACCGACTACGTCACTCAGTTCTCTGGCATCACAGAAGAGATGCTTGCACCTGTAACAACCACACTACATGACATCCAGCAGAAGCTACTCGAACTCCTGACCCCTCGCACAATCTTGATAGGACACTCTTTAGAGTCAGATACCAAGGCTCTCCGCATCACTCACCCCTTTATCATCGACACATCCATCATTTATCCGCATCCTCGCGGTCCTCCTCTCAAATCGTCTCTAAAATGGCTGGCGCAAAAATATCTGTCAAAGGAAATCCAAAAAGGTGGTGCAAATGGCCACGACAGTATCGAAGACTCTAAGACATGCctcgatcttgtcaaacAGAAATGTGAAAAGGGCAAGGCCTGGGGAACATCTGACTCACAGGGAGAGAACTTGTTCCGCCGACTAGCGCGAGCTGGAACTGCATACAAGGCCCAAGGGGGGGCCGCAGGTGGCGCGGAGGTCGGCAAGACGAGCGCAGCTGTTGACTGGGGTGATCCATCTAAGGGGGCTGGAGCAGGCGCAACTCATCAGCTCGGCTGTAAGAACGACGAGGATGTAACTAACAACGTAATTCGCGCCGTGCAGGGAGACCCGGATGGCCTCGAAATCCGCGGCGGTGGAGTTGACTTTGTCTGGGCGAGAATGCGAGAGATTGAGGCCCTTCAAGGCTGGTGGAACCGTAACCGCGTCGACAACACAAACAGCGACGGTGGTCCTCCACAAGACCCAGAGGCCGTTCCATCCGACAAGTCAGAGCTCGAGCGGGCCCTCGTACGCCTTACAGAGCGTCTCACGCGCATCTATGCTGCCTTGCCGCCCTGCACAGCCTTCATGTTGTACAGCGGTTCGGGCGACCCGCGCGAGATGTCACGTCTGCAGAAGGTGCAGTCACAGTGGCGCAAGGAGTACAACACACCTGGCAAGAACTGGAACGACCTGAGTGTCAAGTGGACTGATGTGGAGGAACAGGCGCTCAAGGAAGCGGCGCGCAAGGCTCGGTCAGGCATAGGGTTCATCTCGGTGAAGTGA
- a CDS encoding hypothetical protein (EggNog:ENOG41): protein MTQAVPRQRAWLPRYSTISQLSKSLLVALLIAMHAVSPAHAVRIPFTNCLSDAYRLHEPARLQWVPLYADAVFDTENEKHNLRVIVWGNVTGTRDGSAMPPPGDPSWKDPSDINGKIAVTPQKKDGYNTATTYFPKVHFLTYAPYNTGKFNFCSTSLVNGSCPLGPYFGPVDYSDAYKLPSMNITWDAYSSYAFASLAPSMSIIDGTRDAPQIGCVSMAVTPDLGDLSWLLKFLPMIVLLFTGFAVVFSAIFSPWGSSDIFHWTSNYGRDVDLLRLVTPGFGDCLQYIQFIALSGGLTLDYPGFYQPIVSQMAWSTLMFNESFVADAPSWQSVVDGIYVTNATYGLQELGQLVGMAESRDIWAGMMVWLCVCIASVTVLVQGAFAVQWLFRKINNTPEEDLRSKNLPFSVGNAVRIIFNYFLFPIIALSCFQLVTAGDSPTYTIALAVVTLVLLIIFAAYLFYLIIRTRPKSVLYDDLPTVLLYGPLYNTYSDEAAGFALIPVFLTFLRGITVGAVQPSGIAQVVLLAICEVIHILTIHAFRPFQRSTAMNAYHTLFGTLRLISILLMVAFVPTLDVSEGDKGWIGYIILGIHGAALIFGFFLNALQTIIEVAARMLGAGGDDARGLTRGGLTKIFGMRQLSRRNTQQRNTGPSRASQLSTATMLDVDDSGKSGYAMPSGRVRSESGASLGGLMNPRHRSSSALDSIDVYSGMPQNVDSSSSYMPNTPGERSAFSFLPSPGAARHHPAQSIDAADPYYRPPRRRQTMNESIHSEGPGGPNTADVKGANPAGVLGDPADMGADISRGATPAPPPAGYSQASIPPNRPDYATREVDFYYGVRGPALNSDGPGRKLGTGPADPTGPVATASGWFRNLFGGKTKEKGKGFEVVRSSRMPPAMMARNGGESPPEGIPVAMGVLRNGPIDSDDEDEPRPRRSPGRQPQSALLDDNGDPQDSEPESPVLERPRRTFSAGSESFPREPSKSLSKAPHIALREAEEDDAPEIPRKSSKRASGHFGGSDHSRAPSLTLMNMPGSTISFESQWRGDPDAVSRTSSHHRATLSASSRLPFERTHSQKRLSSNSSMEFPGEFTNIDFGPSVDERPASFGMVSQHGVSRVDPLHRDVDLLGSSAELVEDPPVRPRT, encoded by the exons ATGACACAAGCTGTCCCTCGACAAAGGGCGTGGCTCCCTCGATACAGCACAATATCCCAGCTGTCGAAAAGTCTCCTCGTCGCTCTTCTCATTGCAATGCACGCCGTATCGCCTGCTCATGCCGTGAGGATCCCCTTCACAAACTGCCTCAGCGACGCCTACCGCTTGCACGAGCCGGCGAGGCTGCAATGGGTCCCCTTATATGCCGATGCCGTCTTCGATACCGAGAACGAGAAACACAACCTTCGAGTTATTGTTTGGGGGAACGTCACGGGTACCCGAGATGGCAGCGCGATGCCACCGCCTGGTGACCCTTCTTGGAAGGATCCTAGCGATATCAATGGCAAAATCGCCGTAACCCCCCAGAAGAAAGATGGCTACAACACTGCTACGACCTACTTCCCCAAGGTTCACTTCTTGACATATGCTCCGTACAACACCGGCAAATTTAATTTCTGCAGCACTTCATTGGTAAACGGATCTTGCCCGCTTGGACCTTACTTTGGACCTGTCGATTATAG TGATGCATACAAGTTACCTTCTATGAACATCACATGGGACGCCTACTCATCTTATGCGTTTGCGTCCCTAGCACCTAGTATGTCAATAATCGATGGGACTCGCGATGCTCCTCAGATTGGCTGTGTTTCCATGGCGGTGACCCCGGATCTGGGAGATCTCTCGTGGCTACTCAAGTTTTTGCCCATGATAGTGCTCCTTTTTACAGGGTTTGCAGTCGTGTTCTCGGCCATCTTTAGTCCCTGGGGCTCATCTGATATCTTCCACTGGACCTCCAATTATGGTCGAGATGTTGATCTGCTTCGTCTTGTCACACCGGGCTTTGGAGATTGCCTTCAGTATATCCAATTTATCGCGTTGAGCGGTGGCCTAACTCTTGACTATCCCGGCTTCTATCAACCCATTGTCAGCCAGATGGCCTGGTCGACTCTAATGTTCAACGAGAGCTTTGTCGCCGATGCCCCATCATGGCAGAGCGTTGTCGACGGTATTTATGTCACCAATGCTACTTATGGACTTCAAGAGCTTGGTCAATTGGTTGGTATGGCTGAGAGTAGAGATATTTGGGCCGGTATGATGGTTTGGCTATGTGTGTGCATTGCTTCTGTTACCGTTCTAGTCCAGGGCGCATTTGCAGTGCAGTGGTTATTCCGaaagatcaacaacacccCCGAGGAAGATTTGCGTTCAAAGAATCTCCCCTTTTCCGTTGGCAACGCCGTCCGCATTATCTTCAACTATTTCTTATTTCCGATCATCGCTCTGTCTTGCTTTCAGCTAGTCACTGCTGGTGATTCTCCGACCTATACGATTGCCCTTGCCGTCGTTACCTTGGTTCTCCTCATAATTTTCGCGGCATACCTCTTTTATCTCATAATCAGAACACGGCCAAAGTCCGTCCTCTACGATGATTTGCCGACTGTTCTCTTATACGGCCCTCTGTATAATACATACTCCGACGAGGCTGCTGGGTTCGCTCTCATTCCTGTCTTCCTAACATTCCTCCGGGGTATCACTGTCGGTGCCGTGCAGCCTAGTGGTATCGCTCAGGTGGTACTGCTCGCCATTTGCGAAGTGATTCACATCCTTACCATCCATGCCTTCCGGCCGTTCCAGCGTTCAACGGCGATGAACGCTTATCATACACTTTTTGGAACACTTCGTCTAATTTCTATCTTACTAATGGTAGCATTCGTGCCTACTCTGGATGTTTCTGAAGGCGACAAGGGTTGGATTGGTTACATCATCTTAGGAATCCACGGCGCGGCTTTGATATTTGGTTTCTTCCTCAACGCACTGCAGACCATTATCGAAGTCGCGGCTCGCATGCTCGGAGCTGGCGGAGACGACGCTCGAGGTCTGACCCGTGGCGGACTCACAAAGATCTTTGGTATGCGACAGCTGTCTCGCCGCAACACACAGCAACGCAACACTGGTCCATCCCGAGCAAGCCAGTTGTCGACTGCAACAATGTTGGACGTGGACGATAGCGGCAAGTCAGGATATGCCATGCCAAGCGGAAGGGTTCGAAGCGAGTCTGGTGCTAGCCTCGGTGGACTCATGAACCCTCGGCATAGGAGCAGCTCGGCGCTCGATAGCATCGATGTTTACTCTGGCATGCCGCAGAATGTGGATAGCAGCAGCTCATACATGCCCAACACCCCTGGGGAGAGGAGTGCATTTTCGTTCCTGCCCTCCCCCGGCGCTGCTCGCCATCACCCTGCACAATCAATAGATGCTGCCGATCCTTACTATCGACCTCCTCGAAGACGACAGACGATGAACGAGTCCATCCACTCCGAAGGACCTGGTGGCCCTAACACAGCAGATGTCAAAGGCGCTAACCCAGCTGGAGTTCTAGGCGATCCTGCAGATATGGGTGCAGATATCTCTCGAGGAGCAACACCAGCGCCCCCTCCCGCTGGATACTCTCAAGCCAGTATACCTCCGAATCGACCCGATTATGCCACTCGCGAGGTTGACTTTTACTACGGGGTTCGTGGACCCGCGCTGAACTCGGACGGCCCGGGCCGGAAACTTGGAACTGGTCCCGCCGATCCAACTGGTCCTGTGGCTACTGCCTCGGGCTGGTTCCGGAATCTATTCGGTGGAAAGACAAAGGAGAAGGGTAAGGGTTTCGAAGTTGTGAGGAGCTCACGGATGcctccagccatgatggctagGAATGGTGGAGAGTCGCCCCCTGAAGGTATTCCAGTGGCTATGGGCGTACTACGGAACGGTCCAATTGActcagatgatgaagacgagccTCGACCAAGGCGGTCTCCCGGACGACAACCTCAAAGTGCTCTACTAGATGACAACGGCGACCCTCAAGACTCTGAGCCGGAGAGTCCTGTGCTGGAGCGACCCCGACGTACGTTCAGTGCCGGCAGTGAGAGCTTCCCTCGAGAGCCAAGCAAATCTTTGTCAAAGGCGCCGCATATCGCACTGCGcgaagctgaggaagatgatgcccCAGAGATTCCTCGGAAGAGCTCTAAGCGTGCCTCTGGCCACTTTGGAGGCAGCGATCACAGCCGAGCGCCATCTCTTACTCTCATGAATATGCCAGGCTCTACGATATCCTTTGAATCTCAGTGGCGAGGAGACCCTGATGCTGTTAGCCGCACCTCAAGTCACCACCGTGCTACGCTATCAGCGTCATCGCGGCTACCGTTTGAGCGAACCCACTCCCAAAAACGATTGTCGTCCAATTCGTCCATGGAGTTTCCCGGCGAGTTCACCAACATCGACTTCGGTCCTTCAGTTGATGAGCGGCCGGCCAGTTTTGGCATGGTGTCACAACATGGTGTCAGCCGAGTTGACCCGTTGCACCGTGACGTGGATCTGCTAGGCAGCTCCGCTGAGCTTGTCGAAGATCCTCCTGTCAGACCTCGCACTTGA
- a CDS encoding hypothetical protein (EggNog:ENOG41), with protein MSIAALPPSSAHLLRSSSSLPDPLSIVKELVDNSIDAGATSIEITVAPNTVDRVQVRDNGCGIQVDDFKSLGRRSHTSKLRNFDELHLKGGETLGFRGEALASANYLATIKITTRTAQDPIASLLLLNTKSGGISSQQPVSAPVGTTVQALNLFQNLPVRKQNAIKVSRKTLTDVRRLLEGYAIALPHIRLSFKVPGSSIQPWLYTPCSAPSTREAITQVFGHTLTTQLVAVSSDSHAGTTSTEVQSKNLKIVAYLPKPDPDANIIKGKGAFISVDSRPISSSRSTGKKLVSIFRSSISAVLNSPEKSRAPSNAFMQLSIQCSPGSYDPNTTPSKDELLFVDEPAVLSCFQRLCDSVYTKKFLGDNEPQHKLVALENSLSPLPWTSNTVETRLRDGAHLDGMEKELLLTDQELVASLSDEPERVLGGTDVSGSGERGSHAAFTVPTSSKKTSRSGNLDGTRSPKKAPAVRDMMRTRLTVNLSRRETASTDLDGTEELVPVHVTPRRAGTPPIRDELQSNPQRRGLASHRHFGNIDDYFRPSRDEPIQIATDETATPEIPRTRSYLTSASHRRRLPLKELSESLLNLFREYEEEDYEDESDDESTSDLPFAEPYAVPSPHTSPRRETPSFLSQPFRPLLGQQSIRNSMPDLQLTLPANLQTPPSSDPTGADHSTRRNSRRQSTNNILARAQRSSRGSLIPSVNGRSGDGLRQSRFLPGSGPTASNGRRRSDQVWYGNGLLNRRNPPISNSRDESDAHLKEMLHNIKIEVRMCELQAATLEFVNSGRATKPGLALQFRNMDEVEEVDRRLRRVAESWLKRNPSITVEYTLRSEVKGKSKA; from the exons ATGTCAATAGCCGCGTTGCCGCCATCTTCAGCACACCTCCTAAggtcctcatcctcgcttCCAGACCCCCTCTCCATCGTCaaggagcttgttgataaTAGTATTGACGCGGGCGCCACATCTATCGAAATCACGGTTGCTCCCAACACCGTCGACAGAGTTCAAGTCCGAGACAATGGTTGTGGGATACAGGTGGACGACTTCAAGTCACTGGGGCGTCGGTCTCATACGAGCAAGCTCCGAAACTTCGACGAACTTCATTTGAAAGGCGGCGAGACACTTGGTTTTCGTGGCGAGGCTCTTGCTAGTGCCAATTATCTGGCTACGATCAAAATCACAACTCGAACAGCCCAGGATCCCATTGCATCACTACTTCTCTTAAACACAAAATCAGGCGGAATTAGCAGCCAACAGCCTGTTTCCGCTCCTGTCGGAACAACCGTCCAAGCTTTGAATTTGTTTCAAAACCTTCCTGTTCGGAAACAAAATGCTATCAAAGTGAGCCGAAAGACCCTAACAGATGTCAGACGACTCCTAGAGGGTTATGCGATCGCCCTTCCACACATCAGACTATCATTCAAAGTACCTGGTAGTTCAATCCAGCCGTGGCTTTACACACCATGCTCAGCACCAAGCACGCGAGAGGCGATCACACAAGTGTTTGGTCACACTCTTACAACTCAGCTCGTGGCGGTGTCATCAGACTCTCACGCTGGAACAACCTCAACCGAAGTACAGTCCAAAAATCTGAAAATTGTAGCCTACTTACCCAAGCCTGACCCTGATGCCAATATCATCAAGGGGAAGGGAGCTTTCATCTCGGTCGACTCACGACCTATTTCATCATCCAGAAGCACGGGAAAGAAGCTAGTTTCTATTTTCAGATCGAGTATTTCCGCAGTTCTAAACTCACCTGAGAAATCGCGAGCACCCTCCAACGCATTTATGCAACTCAGCATTCAGTGTTCACCTGGATCGTATGACCCCAATACAACACCCTCGAAAGATGAACTTCTTTTCGTGGATGAACCAGCCGTCCTTAGCTGTTTCCAGAGACTCTGCGATTCTGTTTACACGAAGAAGTTTTTGGGTGACAATGAACCTCAGCACAAGCTGGTGGCGTTAGAGAATAGCCTATCGCCTCTGCCATGGACTTCGAATACGGTTGAGACAAGGCTAAGAGACGGAGCACATCTTGATGGCATGGAAAAAGAGCTCTTGTTGACCGACCAGGAACTTGTCGCTTCTCTGAGCGATGAGCCTGAGAGAGTTCTTGGTGGTACTGACGTATCTGGAAGTGGCGAAAGGGGTTCTCACGCCGCTTTCACTGTTCCCACTTCATCCAAGAAAACCTCACGATCGGGAAACCTGGATGGGACAAGGAGTCCTAAGAAAGCCCCAGCAGTTCGGGATATGATGAGGACACGATTAACAGTCAATCTTTCACGAAGGGAAACCGCTTCGACCGACCTGGACGGCACAGAAGAACTAGTTCCTGTGCATGTTACACCTCGACGGGCTGGCACTCCTCCTATCCGAGATGAATTGCAATCAAACCCTCAACGTCGAGGATTGGCTTCACACCGTCATTTCGGCAACATTGATGACTATTTTCGCCCATCAAGGGATGAGCCGATCCAAATCGCAACAGACGAGACTGCCACGCCCGAAATCCCTCGCACAAGAAGTTATTTGACGAGTGCCTCTCATCGTCGGCGCCTTCCGCTGAAGGAGCTGTCAGAATCACTCCTCAACCTATTCCGAGAatacgaggaagaagactacGAAGACGaaagtgatgatgagtccACATCCGACCTTCCATTTGCTGAGCCATATGCCGTTCCATCTCCTCACACATCTCCACGTCGTGAGACTCCTTCTTTCCTAAGCCAGCCTTTCAGGCCTCTCTTGGGACAGCAGTCAATCCGCAATTCAATGCCAGACTTGCAATTAACACTGCCGGCAAATCTGCAAACACCGCCATCATCAGATCCTACTGGTGCCGATCACTCAACTCGTCGTAATTCTCGTCGACAATCCACCAACAATATCTTGGCCAGAGCCCAGAGGTCTTCTCGAGGTAGTCTGATACCGTCAGTCAATGGACGAAGCGGTGATGGGTTAAGACAAAGCCGCTTTCTCCCTGGAAGTGGTCCCACAGCATCCAACGGCCGACGTCGATCGGACCAAGTTTGGTATGGCAATGGACTACTTAACCGCAGAAATCCACCGATAAGCAACAGCCGTGACGAGTCGGACGCACATCTTAAGGAAATGTTGCACAATA TCAAGATCGAGGTTCGAATGTGCGAGCTACAAGCTGCTACTCTTGAGTTCGTGAACTCTGGTCGAGCTACGAAGCCAGGCCTGGCCCTACAGTTCAGGAACatggatgaggttgaagaggttgaCAGGCGATTGAGACGAGTTGCAGAGTCGTGGCTGAAACGAAACCCATCTATCACGGTGGAGTACACGCTTCGATCTGAAGTGAAGGGTAAATCGAAGGCGTAA
- a CDS encoding hypothetical protein (EggNog:ENOG41~BUSCO:EOG09264OYZ), whose protein sequence is MSLKGPSPQHHDGSSLRIGIVHARWNSAIIDPLVTGAKEKLLAAGVKESNIVIQSCPGSWELPIAVQRLFSASQIQGTSTGGPSATDLLASSTTDLTSLPASSGAFDAIIAVGVLIKGETMHFEYIAESTCQGLMRVQLDTGVPVILGVLTVLTEDQAKARAGVDGKGHNHGEDWGLAAVEMGVKRKEWANGTIDG, encoded by the exons ATGTCTCTTAAGGGTCCTTCTCCGCAACACCACGATGGCTCTAGCCTGCGCATCGGCATTGTCCACGCTCGTTGGAACTCAGCCATCATCGACCCTCTTGTGACCGgtgccaaggagaagctcctcGCAGCTGGCGTCAAGGAGTCCAATATTGTCATCCAATCTTGCCCTGGCTCCTGGGAGCTTCCCATTGCCGTCCAGCG CCTGTTCTCCGCTTCTCAAATCCAGGGCACCTCAACTGGCGGTCCCTCGGCAACCGATCTTCTGGCTTCGTCCACTACCGATCTCACCTCTCTTCCCGCCTCCTCAGGCGCCTttgatgccatcatcgcTGTCGGCGTTCTGATTAAGGGAGAGACCATGCACTTTGAGTACATTGCCGAGTCAACTTGCCAGGGCCTTATGCGTGTCCAGCTCGACACTGGCGTTCCCGTCATTCTTGGCGTCTTGACCGTTTTGACCGAGGACCAAGCGAAGGCTCGTGCCGGTGTTGACGGTAAGGGTCACAACCATGGAGAGGATTGGGGTCTTGCTGCTGTCGAGATGGGTGTCAAGAGAAAGGAGTGGGCCAATGGCACCATTGATGGTTAA